A region of Carassius gibelio isolate Cgi1373 ecotype wild population from Czech Republic chromosome B11, carGib1.2-hapl.c, whole genome shotgun sequence DNA encodes the following proteins:
- the LOC127968192 gene encoding arrestin domain-containing protein 2 isoform X2: protein MAFQSVKLFSLELDGPEDAVYSSGEMISGVVILELNREIKVRALRVLGRGVAAAHWLENRRVGVNTVYNDYTSKITYFRKRRHLIRDNGELTVLSAGRHEYPFSFQLPEETLVTSFEGKHGSIRYWVKVKLHRPWATVKKIKKEFTVIEPIDINTPSLLAPQAGTKEKMARIWYRNCGQVSITAKIDRKGYTPGEVIPVFAEFDNSTSRSVVPRAYITQTQTFIARGTMKQKRAVVATLCGDIVGARHRDTWHGRAIKIPPVGPSIQQCRIIKVEYMLRVCVDVPGTSKLSLELPLVMGTIPLHPFGSRTSSVSSQYSVNMEWLRMAIPEQPEPPPDYSAVVSDEEAVQSSTAVQPEEDLSGVLQRSLMAYVQEFRLRPPPVYSEVDPNPQPLTMRPRCMTC, encoded by the exons ATGGCTTTCCAGAGCGTCAAACTCTTTTCTCTTGAGCTGGACGGTCCGGAGGATGCTGTGTACAGCAGTGGAGAGATGATCTCTGGCGTGGTGATCCTGGAGCTCAACCGGGAAATCAAGGTTCGAGCCCTGCGAGTCCTGGGACGCGGGGTAGCTGCAGCCCACTGGCTGGAAAACCGCAGGGTCGGAGTGAACACCGTCTATAACGACTACACATCCAAGATCACTTACTTCAGGAAGAGACGACACCTTATCCGAG ATAACGGTGAGCTGACCGTTCTGTCTGCTGGGAGACACGAGTACCCTTTCAGTTTCCAGCTGCCAGAGGA AACTCTAGTGACATCTTTTGAGGGCAAGCACGGCAGCATTCGGTACTGGGTGAAGGTTAAGCTGCATCGCCCATGGGCCACCGTCAAGAAGATCAAGAAAGAGTTCACGGTTATCGAGCCCATTGACATCAACACACCAAGTTTGCTG GCGCCTCAAGCTGGAACCAAAGAGAAGATGGCTCGCATTTGGTACCGCAACTGCGGGCAGGTGTCGATCACCGCAAAGATCGACCGTAAGGGCTACACGCCGGGTGAAGTGATTCCAGTCTTCGCTGAATTCGATAACTCCACGTCTCGCTCCGTGGTGCCGAGAGCTTACATCACCCAGACACAGACCTTCATCGCGAGGGGAACCATGAAGCAGAAGAGGGCCGTGGTGGCCACGTTGTGCGGGGACATAGTTGGTGCACGCCATAGAGACACGTGGCACGGCCGCGCCATCAAAATCCCTCCAGTCGGGCCCTCCATCCAGCAGTGTCGCATCATTAAAGTGGAATACATGCTCAGG GTGTGTGTTGATGTTCCTGGGACGTCCAAACTTTCCCTGGAGCTTCCTTTGGTTATGGGCACCATCCCTTTGCATCCATTCGGCAGTCGTACGTCTAGCGTGAGCAGCCAGTACAGCGTGAACATGGAGTGGCTTCGCATGGCCATCCCTGAGCAGCCTGAGC CTCCTCCAGATTACAGCGCTGTTGTGTCAGATGAGGAAGCGGTCCAGAGCTCCACAGCAGTCCAGCCTGAGGAAGATCTCAGCGGCGTGCTGCAGCGCTCCCTCATGGCCTACGTGCAGGAGTTCAGATTACGCCCGCCTCCGGTGTACAGCGAG GTGGACCCAAACCCTCAGCCCCTCACCATGCGTCCTCGCTGCATGACCTGTTGA
- the LOC127968192 gene encoding arrestin domain-containing protein 2 isoform X1 gives MIFDKLKKIDIVFDSPELDSVPVFSSGDVVSGKVVLELSGETKVQSLKLHAEGFAQVHWTESRSAGSSTAYTQNYSDEVEYLNRREVLLQADNGELTVLSAGRHEYPFSFQLPEETLVTSFEGKHGSIRYWVKVKLHRPWATVKKIKKEFTVIEPIDINTPSLLAPQAGTKEKMARIWYRNCGQVSITAKIDRKGYTPGEVIPVFAEFDNSTSRSVVPRAYITQTQTFIARGTMKQKRAVVATLCGDIVGARHRDTWHGRAIKIPPVGPSIQQCRIIKVEYMLRVCVDVPGTSKLSLELPLVMGTIPLHPFGSRTSSVSSQYSVNMEWLRMAIPEQPEPPPDYSAVVSDEEAVQSSTAVQPEEDLSGVLQRSLMAYVQEFRLRPPPVYSEVDPNPQPLTMRPRCMTC, from the exons ATGATTTTCGACAAGCTGAAAAAGATCGACATAGTGTTTGATTCTCCGGAGCTGGACTCTGTTCCGGTGTTCAGCAGCGGAGATGTGGTCTCAGGGAAGGTTGTGCTCGAGCTCTCGGGGGAGACTAAAGTGCAGTCGCTGAAGTTGCATGCAGAAGGTTTCGCTCAAGTGCACTGGACCGAGTCTCGCAGCGCAGGCTCGAGCACCGCTTACACGCAGAACTACAGCGATGAAGTGGAGTACCTGAACCGGAGAGAAGTTCTGCTGCAGGCAG ATAACGGTGAGCTGACCGTTCTGTCTGCTGGGAGACACGAGTACCCTTTCAGTTTCCAGCTGCCAGAGGA AACTCTAGTGACATCTTTTGAGGGCAAGCACGGCAGCATTCGGTACTGGGTGAAGGTTAAGCTGCATCGCCCATGGGCCACCGTCAAGAAGATCAAGAAAGAGTTCACGGTTATCGAGCCCATTGACATCAACACACCAAGTTTGCTG GCGCCTCAAGCTGGAACCAAAGAGAAGATGGCTCGCATTTGGTACCGCAACTGCGGGCAGGTGTCGATCACCGCAAAGATCGACCGTAAGGGCTACACGCCGGGTGAAGTGATTCCAGTCTTCGCTGAATTCGATAACTCCACGTCTCGCTCCGTGGTGCCGAGAGCTTACATCACCCAGACACAGACCTTCATCGCGAGGGGAACCATGAAGCAGAAGAGGGCCGTGGTGGCCACGTTGTGCGGGGACATAGTTGGTGCACGCCATAGAGACACGTGGCACGGCCGCGCCATCAAAATCCCTCCAGTCGGGCCCTCCATCCAGCAGTGTCGCATCATTAAAGTGGAATACATGCTCAGG GTGTGTGTTGATGTTCCTGGGACGTCCAAACTTTCCCTGGAGCTTCCTTTGGTTATGGGCACCATCCCTTTGCATCCATTCGGCAGTCGTACGTCTAGCGTGAGCAGCCAGTACAGCGTGAACATGGAGTGGCTTCGCATGGCCATCCCTGAGCAGCCTGAGC CTCCTCCAGATTACAGCGCTGTTGTGTCAGATGAGGAAGCGGTCCAGAGCTCCACAGCAGTCCAGCCTGAGGAAGATCTCAGCGGCGTGCTGCAGCGCTCCCTCATGGCCTACGTGCAGGAGTTCAGATTACGCCCGCCTCCGGTGTACAGCGAG GTGGACCCAAACCCTCAGCCCCTCACCATGCGTCCTCGCTGCATGACCTGTTGA
- the LOC127967717 gene encoding uncharacterized protein LOC127967717 — protein MLRSRISNLPFVDGAHDMYTTTNKSHFKLADTTVAPKRDIILQPVSPDFQHRDQNYLGVKHQTETALSFPPHPAAAVTQPTLTHLTMLKTNFKLHSEDSCGDFKTTQSDELKPLPMCAAKIIRPLNAVMTSLSEDKYPEPTYRASYIKHKVSRTLREKQSAKTGVGSSLIMDRRDRFRSSYHEQFQYRWSPRPPQSTEKQQIQCSSVAMGDHEKTTDKLTMYSSSFRQSDGHGAAEFKECLLPKISKCRPINLREVPDHKWTTALFEDFHAYKGGSIHLERRCPTLSSVFKGKILMDNKDRLSTTNQCFFPKIKRSQFSVHVDGAGIRTLSNVKLGRPDLDDTTAQEQLPSKEAVHPKPPIYSPSHVLCEQDRMLTTMQKDFAPLNSRRQKMSPSQLQQVKENHIRP, from the exons ATGCTTCGCTCCAGAATCTCAAATTTGCCATTTGTGGATGGAGCGCACGACATGTATACGACAACTAACAAAAGCCACTTTAAATTAGCAGACACCACAGTCGCGCCGAAACGAGACATTATCCTTCAGCCGGTCTCACCAGACTTCCAGCACAGAGACCAGAATTACCTCGGAGTAAAGCACCAGACGGAGACAGCGCTGTCCTTCCCGCCACATCCAGCAGCTGCTGTCACGCAGCCAACACTGACCCACCTCACGATGCTGAAAACCAACTTTAAACTGCATTCAGAAGACAGCTGTGGAGACTTTAAGACCACTCAGTCTGATGAGCTAAAGCCCCTACCGATGTGTGCCGCCAAAATCATTCGTCCCCTGAATGCAGTCATGACAAGCCTCTCTGAGGACAAATATCCTGAGCCCACTTATAGAGCTTCCTACATCAAACATAAAGTGTCCCGGACCCTCAGAGAAAAGCAGTCGGCTAAAACAG GTGTCGGATCAAGTCTAATCATGGACAGAAGGGACAGATTCCGTTCCAGTTATCATGAGCAGTTCCAGTACAGATGGTCTCCTCGTCCTCCTCAGTCCACAGAGAag caaCAAATTCAGTGTTCATCTGTGGCGATGGGAGATCATGAAAAGACAACGGACAAGCTAACAATGTATTCTTCCTCATTCAGACAATCGGATGGCCACGG TGCTGCTGAATTCAAAGAATGTCTGCTTCCTAAGATAAGTAAATGTCGGCCCATCAACCTTCGGGAAGTTCCTGACCACAAATGGACAACAGCCTTATTTGAAGATTTTCATGCGTACAAAGGAG GCTCTATTCACCTAGAGCGCAGATGCCCGACTCTCAGCTCTGTGTTCAAAGGAAAGATACTGATGGACAACAAGGACAGACTGTCAACAACAAACCAGTGCTTTTTCCCGAAG ATAAAGCGCTCCCAGTTCTCAGTGCATGTGGACGGAGCCGGGATCAGGACTTTGAGCAATGTTAAACTCGGGAGGCCTGATCTAGATGACACAACAGCACAGGAGCAGCTCCCATCAAAAGAGGCGGTCCATCCCAAACCTCCGATCTACTCGCCTAGCCATGTTCTGTGTGAGCAAG ATCGGATGCTCACAACCATGCAAAAGGATTTTGCTCCTCTGAACTCTAGAAGACAGAAAATGAGCCCAAGCCAGCTTCAGCAG GTTAAAGAAAACCATATCAGGCCCTGA
- the LOC127967718 gene encoding homer protein homolog 3-like, translating into MGEQPLFSLKAHVFQIDPDTKRNWIPASKHAVTVSFFYDAARSVYRIISVGGTKAIINSTITPNMTFTKTSQKFGQWADSRANTVYGLGFATEQQLQQFSEQFKEFKESARLVRDKSQEKFELLSPALNISSPQVLCEDRQSPPLLGVNGSSEDKLFRSKSADMEESSEKEQMRKMLSEGSICERNPEAELFSLRDSNAKLVAALHEANSSIDQWKKQLAEYQEETVRLREQVAELEAQRGVSASSETASEELSQTVAEMEALIKAKDEEISILRGKKPDVIELEKEREEACQRMQDLEVKNSELEKRVRSAEGALASSQDARSRAEIAMQKVIETLDVKICNLSDLRQNLAKLLEK; encoded by the exons ATGGG gGAGCAGCCACTATTCAGCTTGAAGGCGCACGTCTTCCAAATTGACCCGGACACTAAACGAAATTGGATTCCGGCCAGCAAACACGCCGTCACCGTGTCCTTCTTTTATGATGCCGCCAGGAGCGTGTATCGCATTATCAGCGTAGGGGGCACTAAG GCGATTATTAACAGCACCATTACACCTAATATGACCTTCACGAAAACGTCACAGAAGTTTGGCCAGTGGGCAGACAGCAGGGCCAACACAGTGTATGGCCTTGGGTTTGCCACGGAGCAGCAGCTTCAGCAG TTCTCGGAGcagtttaaagagtttaaagAGTCTGCGCGGCTCGTCCGGGATAAATCACAGGAGAAGTTTGAGCTGTTGAGTCCTGCCCTAAACATCTCTTCTCCACAG GTGCTGTGTGAGGACCGTCAGTCTCCTCCATTGCTTGGTGTCAATGGCTCCAGTGAGGACAAGTTGTTTCGCAGCAAGAGTGCTGATATGGAGGAATCCTCAGAGAAAGAACAGATGAGGAAGATGCTTTCTGAAGG GTCGATATGTGAGAGAAACCCGGAGGCCGAGCTGTTTTCTCTTCGGGACAGCAATGCTAAACTGGTGGCCGCTCTTCATGAAGCTAACAGCAGCATCGATCAATGGAAAAAACAATTAGCCGAGTATCAGGAAGAAACCGTTCGCCTACGAGAGCAG GTGGCAGAGCTGGAGGCTCAGAGGGGGGTTTCTGCCTCCAGCGAGACGGCCAGCGAGGAGCTCTCCCAGACTGTTGCAGAGATGGAGGCTCTTATCAAAGCTAAAGATGAG GAAATAAGTATTCTACGAGGCAAGAAACCAGATGTAATTGAGCTGGAGAAAGAAAGGGAAGAAGCCTGTCAAAGGATGCAG GATCTGGAAGTGAAGAACTCGGAGTTGGAGAAACGAGTGCGATCAGCAGAGGGCGCTTTAGCTTCGTCCCAGGATGCCCGGAGCAGGGCAGAGATCGCGATGCAGAAGGTCATAGAAACTTTAGACGTCAAGATCTGCAACTTGAGCGACCTGCGACAGAACCTAGCCaagctcctggagaaatga